From one Rosa rugosa chromosome 4, drRosRugo1.1, whole genome shotgun sequence genomic stretch:
- the LOC133743579 gene encoding serine/threonine-protein kinase ATM-like — METPKTPETLEAAGFLDWNESCPGLEESFSNIFESNGRRVDFGHNDVGLGTMEVATQVVQPEETMLDGTKGGVLELGVHETMSGVGNSCVNDFGFGTVEVATQMAEAEETILDGTKREDLELGADAAVSGVQKSCVNDFGFSTVEVANQMVEPEETILDGTKREDLELGADAAISGVQKSCVNGVGVEEVYIVNTHVDVGDEAQMVSKLLQSEKENDHQNVSVELRSVDDDHTNEDKALGLSTNGSQRDDDGVEKMFEDVKVEKMVEDFRVEKMVEDGGVEKMVEDGGVEKMVEDGEVEKMVGYDGVQKIVDDDHMNEDKASGLSMDGGQREDDGVEKMSEDGGDEKMSEDGGVEKMFKDGGVEKTVEDDGVEKAKDDDGMNEAKALASSIGGSQREDDVGKILVDDDITEDKALGSDGIESAVDLTGNKQEVSGDGISLFVDFTGPPPGFIVDMGPGITSKGNAQEFGDDELEKGEDDQDYDFSVGDIVWVKTKIKTWWPGRIHDPVDASKYGMVSDQEGCLLVGYFGMGHVAWCRRYQLKPFPQYFEQISGQSKARIFVGAVEKALEEFGGRVKLNMTCACILKENRLSVDGPASKEGVPDRNSSELGEFSVTHFDSAKFLAHLKNLAQVVSKVGILDYTVTLGRLSAFYSSTGHSQLPMHLLQEGNDAESGADGTLLMQTDETILHQEKNDKNEAFAKLFGGGSADKTSISSSKSRKRKMKRDSEIEETSLVISSTVKESNASSLGNGDGGNEGMIEIGAESRERKKSRYLSYPYVNWGQKGLSAEGMAATTDGGPPSNFKSTGEKFWRKWHRRFTGVNNISGNSNVKNTSSAELLSEFCSAAIGCQYPIENKAFDSVAWFISNFRISVFHDEPICETYSKNMAGQDEDKDAEPCLLENGGQNEAKSEPKKRNKKAVSKQSEGEDAANTSSLVQSPATAVEGMNGNLGKKRGRPKLGRSKTKSLSGMSDVNTSIAPDVQMVQDSSAVSPLMRCDKAKRKKREKVEGASQASLQTKQTIGIPDLNGNSVLPTVLVNDQQTIGHAASESKIQLEKRLGTETSSEHSIANMAPGLVDANGNNLKPGTLVVDLGIPLQALPCLDSNQVTSLLSADSKPAPKKRKRKEKVDPGVPVQADSIPDLNGNGAECLTPPSKPERKKRRRKGEGLATALLLTFASGVPMPSKDDLISTFCRFGPLKESETQFLTDPSSAQVVFMESADAGEAFQSLEKNNPFGTNLVSYRRFNLPSVSKVLATSLASPPTKRLLSPVQSPGKGPCLDVIRQNLQMMTSMLEKSGDTLSPEMRTKLECEIKGLLQKVSSTAGSSSA, encoded by the coding sequence ATGGAGACTCCCAAAACCCCAGAAACCCTAGAGGCTGCTGGGTTCTTAGACTGGAATGAAAGCTGTCCTGGGTTAGAAGAGTCTTTTTCCAACATTTTCGAAAGTAATGGAAGAAGAGTTGATTTTGGTCATAATGATGTTGGGCTTGGGACTATGGAAGTGGCAACTCAAGTGGTGCAACCTGAGGAAACAATGTTAGATGGTACTAAAGGAGGAGTTTTGGAATTAGGTGTGCATGAAACAATGTCTGGTGTCGGAAACAGTTGCGTGAATGATTTTGGGTTCGGCACTGTGGAAGTGGCAACTCAAATGGCGGAAGCGGAGGAAACAATATTAGATGGTACTAAAAGAGAAGATTTGGAATTGGGTGCTGATGCAGCGGTTTCTGGTGTACAGAAGAGTTGCGTGAATGATTTTGGGTTCAGCACCGTGGAAGTCGCAAATCAAATGGTGGAACCGGAGGAAACAATATTAGATGGTACTAAAAGAGAAGATTTGGAATTGGGTGCTGATGCAGCGATTTCTGGTGTACAGAAGAGTTGCGTGAATGGGGTTGGGGTGGAAGAGGTTTATATCGTTAATACTCATGTTGATGTGGGAGATGAGGCTCAGATGGTATCCAAACTGTTGCAATCAGAAAAGGAAAATGATCATCAGAATGTTTCTGTGGAGTTAAGGTCTGTGGATGATGATCATACAAATGAAGACAAAGCATTGGGGCTGAGTACGAATGGTAGTCAGAGAGATGATGATGGAGTTGAGAAGATGTTTGAAGATGTTAAAGTAGAGAAGATGGTTGAAGATTTTAGAGTTGAGAAGATGGTTGAAGATGGTGGAGTTGAGAAGATGGTTGAAGATGGTGGAGTTGAGAAAATGGTTGAAGATGGTGAAGTTGAGAAGATGGTTGGATATGATGGAGTTCAGAAAATAGTGGATGATGATCATATGAATGAAGACAAAGCTTCAGGATTGAGTATGGATGGTGGTCAGAGAGAAGATGATGGAGTTGAGAAAATGTCTGAAGATGGTGGTGATGAGAAGATGTCTGAAGATGGTGGAGTTGAGAAAATGTTTAAAGATGGTGGAGTTGAGAAGACGGTTGAAGATGATGGAGTAGAGAAGGCAAAGGACGACGATGGTATGAATGAGGCCAAAGCATTGGCATCGAGTATCGGTGGTAGTCAAAGAGAAGATGATGTTGGGAAGATCCTTGTGGACGATGATATCACTGAAGACAAAGCATTGGGATCAGATGGGATTGAATCGGCTGTTGATTTAACTGGCAACAAGCAAGAAGTTTCTGGTGATGGTATTTCGCTGTTTGTGGATTTTACTGGCCCTCCACCAGGATTTATTGTTGATATGGGTCCTGGGATCACAAGCAAGGGCAATGCACAAgaatttggagatgatgaactgGAGAAGGGTGAAGATGATCAAGATTATGATTTTTCTGTGGGTGATATTGTATGGGTTAAAACTAAAATAAAGACATGGTGGCCTGGTAGAATTCATGATCCTGTAGATGCATCAAAGTACGGGATGGTTAGTGACCAAGAAGGCTGTCTACTAGTTGGGTACTTTGGGATGGGTCATGTTGCTTGGTGCCGTCGATACCAACTAAAGCCCTTCCCTCAGTACTTTGAGCAGATTTCAGGGCAAAGCAAGGCTAGAATTTTTGTTGGAGCTGTAGAGAAAGCTCTTGAAGAGTTTGGTGGCCGTGTAAAATTGAATATGACTTGTGCCTGTATTTTGAAAGAAAATCGACTGTCAGTTGATGGTCCAGCATCTAAGGAAGGAGTTCCTGACCGCAACTCTAGTGAACTTGGTGAATTTTCAGTTACTCATTTTGATTCTGCAAAGTTCCTTGCACATCTGAAAAATCTTGCTCAGGTTGTTTCCAAAGTTGGCATACTTGATTATACTGTTACACTTGGTCGATTATCAGCCTTCTATAGCTCCACAGGGCACAGCCAGCTGCCAATGCATCTACTTCAGGAAGGAAATGATGCTGAAAGTGGTGCCGACGGAACCTTGCTGATGCAAACAGATGAAACTATCTTACATCAAGAAAAGAATGACAAGAATGAAGCTTTTGCAAAGCTTTTTGGTGGGGGCAGTGCTGATAAAACTTCCATCTCAAGTTCAAAGTCCAGGAAGAGAAAGATGAAGAGGGATTCTGAAATTGAAGAGACTAGCCTAGTGATATCCTCGACAGTGAAAGAGAGCAATGCTTCCAGTCTAGGAAATGGTGATGGCGGAAATGAAGGAATGATTGAAATAGGCGCTGAgtcgagagagaggaagaagagtagGTACTTGTCTTACCCATACGTAAACTGGGGGCAGAAAGGATTGTCTGCGGAAGGAATGGCAGCAACTACTGATGGTGGACCACCTTCAAATTTTAAAAGCACCGGTGAGAAATTCTGGAGGAAATGGCATAGGAGGTTTACTGGTGTGAATAACATATCTGGTAATtcaaatgtgaaaaatacatctTCTGCTGAGCTGCTTTCTGAATTCTGCTCTGCAGCCATCGGCTGCCAGTATCCGATTGAAAATAAAGCATTTGATTCAGTTGCTTGGTTCATCTCTAACTTCCGGATATCAGTATTTCATGACGAGCCTATTTGTGAAACCTACAGTAAGAACATGGCTGGTCAGGATGAGGATAAAGATGCCGAGCCTTGCCTGTTGGAAAATGGTGGTCAGAATGAGGCTAAATCTgagccaaagaaaagaaataaaaaggcAGTTTCGAAGCAATCAGAGGGTGAAGACGCTGCCAACACGTCAAGCTTAGTTCAAAGCCCTGCAACTGCTGTAGAGGGTATGAATGGAAACCTTGGCAAGAAAAGGGGACGACCAAAGTTAGGGAGATCCAAGACTAAATCCCTTTCTGGGATGTCAGATGTCAATACAAGCATTGCCCCTGATGTCCAAATGGTACAAGATTCTTCAGCTGTCAGCCCTCTCATGCGTTGTGATAAGGCTAAgcgaaagaaaagagagaaggtGGAAGGAGCAAGTCAAGCAAGTTTGCAGACTAAACAAACAATTGGTATACCTGATTTGAATGGTAACAGTGTTCTACCGACCGTTTTGGTTAATGATCAACAGACTATTGGCCATGCTGCTTCTGAAAGTAAAATTCAGCTAGAAAAGAGATTGGGGACTGAAACTTCTTCAGAGCACTCAATAGCCAATATGGCTCCTGGCTTAGTAGATGCTAATGGAAACAATTTGAAACCTGGTACATTGGTTGTAGATCTGGGGATTCCTCTTCAGGCGTTGCCATGCCTGGACTCTAACCAGGTTACCAGCCTACTCTCAGCTGATAGTAAACCTGCCccgaaaaagagaaagagaaaggagaAAGTAGATCCAGGGGTTCCTGTTCAAGCTGACAGTATACCAGATTTGAATGGAAATGGTGCTGAATGCCTCACACCTCCAAGTAAACCCGagcggaagaagaggaggagaaaagGAGAAGGTCTGGCAACTGCTCTCCTCTTGACCTTTGCCTCAGGAGTCCCAATGCCTTCAAAAGACGATTTAATTTCAACATTTTGTAGGTTTGGACCCTTGAAAGAATCGGAGACACAGTTTTTGACAGATCCTAGTAGTGCACAGGTTGTATTCATGGAAAGTGCTGATGCTGGAGAAGCATTTCAGAGTTTAGAAAAGAACAACCCTTTTGGCACAAACCTTGTATCTTACAGGCGCTTTAATCTTCCATCAGTGTCCAAGGTTTTAGCCACAAGCCTAGCCTCTCCGCCTACAAAGAGATTGCTGAGTCCTGTACAATCACCTGGCAAGGGACCTTGCCTTGACGTCATAAGGCAGAATCTTCAGATGATGACATCAATGCTGGAGAAGTCGGGTGATACTCTTTCTCCAGAGATGAGAACCAAACTGGAGTGTGAAATAAAAGGCCTCCTACAGAAGGTGAGCTCCACAGCTGGTTCTTCCTCTGCTTAA
- the LOC133745481 gene encoding pentatricopeptide repeat-containing protein At3g04130, mitochondrial has translation MIFHVHKCFKRVRFLPTTSNSSAFFHTSFESCSSAVSPLGSSQQLEDPTRLSDLDIIISRVPVGSTDDQVLLSLSHDQACNSIQLTHLLVHQLFHRFKNDWKSALGVFRWAESRPGYKLPPDAYDMIIDILGKMRQMDQTMHLLERMHHDRLVTLNTVGKVMRRFAGAGKWEDAVRIFDGLGRFGLEKNTESMNLLLDTLCKENKVEVARDIFLELKSHISPNAHTFNIFIHGWGKVNRVDEAHWTIQEMKGHGCRPCAISYSTIILFYCHKYNFGKVYELFDEMEAQACPPNVVTFTTVMCYLAKSEEFEEAMQLYERMKSAECKPDTLFYNSLIHTLGRARRVREAIHVFEVEMPENEVPHNTSTYNTMIAMFCNNAQEEEALKILRKMESSGLCKPDVQTYYPLLKMCFKTGKTDSCLIELVNDMVNGHHLSLDLSTYTLLIHGLCRAGKCEWAYSLFKEMIAQEMKPRYKTCRLLWDEVKLKNMSAAADSIEDFMKNL, from the coding sequence ATGATCTTTCATGTTCACAAATGCTTTAAAAGGGTCCGCTTCCTACCCACTACTTCAAACTCTTCTGCCTTTTTCCATACCTCCTTTGAGAGTTGCTCATCTGCTGTGTCTCCACTCGGGTCGTCGCAGCAATTGGAAGACCCTACAAGACTATCAGACCTTGACATTATCATATCTAGAGTTCCTGTTGGAAGTACTGATGATCAAGTACTATTGTCTCTTTCACATGATCAAGCATGTAATAGCATTCAGCTCACACATCTCCTTGTTCATCAATTGTTCCATCGATTTAAGAATGATTGGAAGTCGGCACTGGGTGTGTTTAGATGGGCTGAGTCACGACCTGGCTATAAACTCCCCCCAGATGCGTATGATATGATCATCGACATTTTAGGTAAAATGAGGCAGATGGATCAGACTATGCATTTGTTAGAAAGAATGCATCACGATCGTCTGGTAACACTCAACACTGTAGGTAAGGTTATGAGAAGATTCGCTGGTGCGGGGAAATGGGAGGATGCTGTGAGGATATTTGATGGGTTGGGAAGATTTGGATTAGAGAAGAACACAGAATCAATGAACTTGTTGCTTGACACCCTCTGCAAAGAGAACAAAGTTGAGGTCGCCCGCGATATCTTTTTAGAACTAAAATCACACATCTCACCAAATGCTCATACGTTTAACATTTTCATTCACGGCTGGGGCAAGGTCAATCGGGTTGATGAGGCACACTGGACAATCCAAGAAATGAAGGGTCATGGCTGTCGCCCTTGTGCCATTAGCTACTCAACCATTATCCTCTTTTATTGCCACAAGTACAACTTTGGTAAGGTCTATGAACTGTTTGATGAAATGGAAGCTCAAGCCTGCCCTCCAAATGTTGTCACTTTCACCACTGTTATGTGTTATCTTGCAAAGTCTGAGGAATTCGAGGAAGCTATGCAATTATATGAGAGAATGAAATCAGCTGAATGTAAACCTGATACCCTGTTCTACAACTCACTGATCCACACACTAGGAAGAGCTCGACGAGTACGTGAAGCTATTCATGTTTTTGAGGTTGAGATGCCTGAGAATGAGGTTCCTCATAATACATCAACTTACAATACGATGATTGCCATGTTTTGCAATAATGCTCAGGAGGAGGAAGCCTTGAAAATCCTCCGGAAGATGGAAAGTTCAGGGCTCTGTAAGCCTGATGTTCAGACATACTATCCGTTGCTTAAAATGTGCTTCAAAACTGGCAAAACAGACAGTTGTTTGATTGAGTTAGTGAATGACATGGTCAATGGACATCATCTCAGTCTTGATCTCTCAACATATACACTTCTAATTCACGGTCTATGCAGAGCAGGTAAATGTGAGTGGGCTTACAGTCTGTTCAAAGAGATGATTGCTCAAGAGATGAAGCCTAGATATAAGACATGTCGTTTGCTTTGGGATGAAGTCAAACTGAAGAATATGTCTGCAGCTGCTGACAGCATTGAAGATTTCATGAAGAACCTATAA